CAGGCGCCATGGCGACAGCTCACACCCTGGGCAGGAGGCCGCCTCAGAACAAGCCGCCCAGCCCCAAACTAGGTGGTGGTTACTCGGCCATGGGGGGGTCTTACTCGCTGACTctcccccgccccccctcctCCATGGCCAGGTCCTTGTCCCCCCACAGGACGTCCGCGGGCGGGGCTAGCGGTGGTGTAGGGGTCGGCGGCGGCTTCGCCCACTCGCTCTCCCTCCTGGGTTCGGCCACCGCCGCACTCTCCCTCACCTCTACCCGGCCCCCTCCCCCGCCTCTACCCCCTCTTCcgcctcctccgcctcctccgcCCTCCTCCATCACCTCCAACAGTGCTGCTcttaccccctc
This region of Salvelinus sp. IW2-2015 unplaced genomic scaffold, ASM291031v2 Un_scaffold13009, whole genome shotgun sequence genomic DNA includes:
- the LOC139027385 gene encoding uncharacterized protein, translated to MLVLSVKAGAMATAHTLGRRPPQNKPPSPKLGGGYSAMGGSYSLTLPRPPSSMARSLSPHRTSAGGASGGVGVGGGFAHSLSLLGSATAALSLTSTRPPPPPLPPLPPPPPPPPSSITSNSAALTPSSSFSMASMASSAPLSMPVPPPPLISTSASSCTPSPSARVLGPVSSAAAACAAPLPPRASLAGLSRPALQRIAMAQSRALIASG